A portion of the Blastopirellula sediminis genome contains these proteins:
- a CDS encoding alpha/beta hydrolase, which yields MLSRSSYSAAHLSSLIVLAVVTFPNCLAFAEEQRSENKVAQNDNWETLSDGSLGMATQYHGVGGEPIAAYLRKPPGDGPFPVVVMIHGGGQSEKGTHSLGRMRGAPTANFLAQGWAIYSIDFRPRAEFAPIEWEDAGLALETIKKLPFIDKTRVAMIGGSHGAHNTIRIAARYDLTCAIACAPPAINLEEVAKAKATGYKLSPALERVLARGNPTPGPTIFSEADKIRCPLLLVSGQNDWSSPPSVIEAYVKVLKQAEKEVETFLPKNGPHGFYFGSPAIPETDEAAGKAVAFIAKHFQTPVKETTSVPAPRSSGSRPNRPTAPDSDRIARVFARLDVNQDGKVDSQEADNPRGVRLLQTFDKNRDGVVTRAEATTMEPTAK from the coding sequence ATGCTTTCGCGTTCCAGTTACTCCGCCGCTCATCTTTCCAGCCTGATCGTCTTGGCGGTCGTCACGTTTCCTAATTGCCTCGCATTCGCCGAAGAACAGCGATCAGAAAACAAGGTCGCTCAGAACGACAACTGGGAGACGCTCTCGGATGGATCGCTCGGCATGGCGACGCAATACCACGGCGTCGGCGGAGAACCGATCGCCGCCTACCTAAGAAAGCCGCCCGGCGACGGCCCGTTTCCGGTCGTCGTGATGATTCACGGCGGCGGACAGTCTGAAAAAGGAACGCACTCGCTCGGACGAATGCGGGGAGCGCCGACCGCTAACTTCCTGGCGCAAGGCTGGGCCATCTATTCGATCGACTTCCGTCCTCGCGCTGAATTCGCTCCGATTGAATGGGAAGATGCCGGGCTTGCGCTCGAAACGATCAAGAAGCTCCCGTTCATCGACAAAACGCGCGTCGCGATGATCGGCGGCAGCCATGGGGCTCACAATACGATTCGCATCGCTGCTCGCTATGACCTGACCTGTGCGATCGCCTGCGCTCCGCCGGCGATCAATCTGGAGGAAGTCGCCAAGGCGAAAGCGACCGGCTATAAACTGAGCCCGGCGCTGGAGCGAGTGCTCGCTCGCGGCAATCCCACGCCGGGTCCCACCATCTTCTCGGAAGCGGACAAGATCCGTTGTCCGCTACTTCTGGTGAGTGGACAAAACGACTGGAGCTCACCCCCTTCGGTGATTGAAGCCTACGTGAAGGTGCTCAAGCAAGCGGAGAAGGAGGTCGAAACCTTCCTGCCGAAGAACGGACCGCACGGCTTCTACTTTGGGAGCCCGGCGATTCCGGAAACGGACGAAGCGGCCGGCAAGGCGGTTGCTTTCATCGCGAAGCATTTCCAGACGCCAGTTAAAGAGACGACCAGCGTCCCCGCCCCTCGTTCTTCCGGCAGTCGCCCCAACCGACCGACGGCGCCCGACAGCGACCGGATTGCGCGGGTCTTCGCCCGACTCGACGTCAATCAAGACGGAAAGGTCGACAGCCAGGAAGCGGACAATCCGCGAGGGGTGCGTCTCTTGCAAACGTTCGACAAAAATAGGGACGGAGTTGTAACGCGAGCCGAGGCGACGACAATGGAACCAACGGCGAAATGA
- a CDS encoding TetR/AcrR family transcriptional regulator has translation MNKNIAPTDRKDSILRAAASLCAKHGIAETNLRQIAQGAGVSNGTLHYHFPSKDELIETLILRAVEPLGRAAAEIAEADGDPFAQLQQIVELSFGLFDDDWDLYFVALQLGDRVHVQLSSKFPTATSAMQRVIERGQRMGLVREEDPLLLAIQCHGVMMRVARAQAFGEIEPPLRRFVEMVGESMRRMIEVRN, from the coding sequence GTGAACAAAAACATTGCGCCTACCGATCGCAAAGACTCTATCTTGCGCGCCGCCGCCAGCCTGTGCGCCAAGCATGGAATCGCCGAAACCAACCTCCGGCAAATCGCCCAAGGGGCCGGGGTCTCCAACGGGACGCTTCACTACCACTTCCCCAGCAAAGACGAACTGATCGAGACGCTCATCCTGCGAGCGGTCGAACCGCTGGGACGTGCCGCCGCCGAAATCGCCGAAGCGGACGGCGACCCGTTCGCGCAGCTTCAGCAGATCGTCGAACTCTCGTTCGGCCTGTTTGACGACGACTGGGATCTCTACTTCGTGGCGCTGCAGTTAGGTGACCGCGTCCACGTGCAGCTCTCTAGCAAGTTTCCGACCGCCACGAGCGCCATGCAGCGCGTGATCGAGCGGGGGCAACGAATGGGGCTCGTGCGTGAAGAGGATCCGCTGCTGCTGGCGATTCAATGCCACGGCGTGATGATGCGCGTCGCTCGCGCCCAAGCGTTCGGCGAAATCGAGCCGCCGCTGCGCCGCTTTGTCGAAATGGTCGGCGAGTCGATGCGCCGCATGATTGAAGTCCGCAACTAA
- a CDS encoding Gfo/Idh/MocA family protein: protein MSDRISRRTLLLGSSAALFAGSAPQPISAKSPSERLRLGFIGVGNQGFSNLILCQGEEVAALCDVDDRYLTEAKSRFPNAANYRDFREMFATAELDGVVISSPDHTHALASLLAIEHGLHVYCEKPLSNNYADCQTMAAAAAKSQVVTQFGVQHHAKRGYRRLRQILQSGELGKIAAIHVWSTAPFWPQGVSRPTGEFPIPEWLDWDLWISGSPMRPYAPGYHPMQWRGHWDFGSGALGDNGCHLLDPIVSGLPLTAPTAISVETSGDGSSESPPSWSVVKYLVACEDAAPIPITWYDGGQKPSAEVVGVAHVPDDGILIIAEQAKVYAGKFGGMPQIVPGTATDGFQLSPLAMEDPNNHHQEWLAAIRSGGTTTCPFSYGAKLTSLCLLGNVAVRLNGNVTWNEAAKQFDDSPEANALLTTSQREGWEFPRES, encoded by the coding sequence GTGAGCGACCGTATTTCCCGTCGAACGCTCCTTTTAGGAAGCTCCGCCGCCCTTTTCGCCGGCTCTGCGCCGCAGCCAATCTCGGCCAAATCGCCCAGCGAGCGGCTCCGGCTCGGCTTTATCGGGGTCGGTAATCAAGGCTTCAGCAACCTGATCCTGTGCCAAGGGGAAGAAGTTGCCGCTCTCTGCGACGTCGACGATCGCTACCTTACTGAGGCGAAATCCCGCTTTCCAAACGCCGCCAACTACCGCGACTTTCGCGAGATGTTCGCTACGGCCGAGCTCGACGGCGTGGTGATCAGTTCGCCCGACCATACGCACGCCCTCGCCAGTCTGTTGGCGATCGAGCATGGCCTGCACGTCTACTGCGAGAAGCCTCTCTCCAACAATTACGCCGATTGCCAAACGATGGCCGCCGCCGCGGCCAAGTCGCAAGTCGTCACGCAGTTCGGCGTTCAGCATCACGCCAAACGAGGCTATCGCCGGTTGCGACAAATCTTGCAGTCCGGCGAACTCGGTAAGATCGCCGCAATCCACGTCTGGTCGACGGCGCCCTTCTGGCCCCAGGGCGTTTCTCGTCCGACCGGCGAATTTCCAATACCGGAGTGGCTTGACTGGGATCTTTGGATCAGCGGATCGCCGATGCGACCGTATGCGCCCGGCTATCATCCGATGCAGTGGCGCGGGCACTGGGATTTCGGCAGCGGCGCGCTGGGAGACAACGGCTGTCATTTGCTCGATCCAATCGTCAGCGGCTTGCCCCTGACCGCGCCGACGGCAATCTCGGTCGAAACTTCGGGGGACGGTTCCAGCGAATCGCCTCCCAGCTGGAGCGTGGTGAAGTACCTGGTCGCTTGCGAAGACGCCGCGCCGATTCCAATCACCTGGTACGACGGCGGACAAAAACCATCCGCCGAAGTGGTCGGCGTCGCACACGTTCCTGACGACGGCATCCTGATCATCGCCGAGCAGGCGAAGGTCTACGCCGGCAAGTTTGGCGGCATGCCCCAGATCGTGCCGGGAACTGCGACCGACGGCTTCCAACTTTCGCCGCTGGCGATGGAAGACCCCAACAATCATCACCAAGAGTGGCTCGCCGCGATTCGCAGCGGCGGAACAACCACGTGCCCTTTCTCTTACGGGGCAAAACTCACGTCGCTATGCCTGCTTGGAAACGTCGCCGTTCGTTTGAACGGCAACGTCACCTGGAACGAGGCGGCAAAGCAGTTCGACGACTCACCGGAAGCCAATGCGCTGCTCACCACCAGTCAACGCGAAGGATGGGAATTCCCCCGCGAGTCGTAG
- the rsmG gene encoding 16S rRNA (guanine(527)-N(7))-methyltransferase RsmG codes for MNEVPPPAPKFATLQEALTAHGAPLDEAIAAELDRYVQVVWEMNQSLNLTRHTDYDRFVARDVLDSLALAGQLKPGDEILDLGSGGGVPGVIIAILRPDVQVSLCDSVTKKAKALEEIVSRLGLPVPVYHARAEDLLEDFRYNAIVCRAVAPLKKLLTWLAPHWASFDQLLAIKGGKWVEERNEARHFGLLNNLQLRKEVEYETPGNDHPSVVLKIWPAGRKEP; via the coding sequence TTGAACGAAGTTCCCCCGCCGGCCCCGAAATTCGCCACGCTCCAGGAAGCGCTGACCGCGCATGGAGCGCCGCTCGACGAAGCGATCGCCGCTGAGCTCGATAGGTACGTGCAGGTGGTGTGGGAAATGAATCAAAGTTTGAATCTCACGCGTCATACCGACTACGACCGCTTCGTCGCGCGGGATGTGCTCGATAGTCTCGCTTTGGCGGGACAGCTGAAGCCGGGGGATGAGATCCTCGATCTCGGATCCGGCGGCGGCGTCCCCGGCGTCATCATCGCCATTCTACGCCCTGACGTTCAGGTTTCTTTGTGCGATTCGGTGACGAAAAAGGCGAAAGCGCTGGAAGAGATCGTCAGTCGTTTGGGACTTCCGGTCCCGGTCTACCATGCTCGAGCCGAGGATTTGCTCGAAGATTTCCGCTACAACGCGATCGTTTGTCGCGCCGTCGCCCCCCTGAAGAAGTTGCTGACATGGCTCGCCCCCCATTGGGCCTCTTTTGATCAGCTGCTGGCCATCAAGGGGGGGAAATGGGTCGAAGAACGGAACGAAGCCCGGCATTTCGGGCTGTTGAACAATCTTCAGCTCCGGAAAGAGGTCGAATACGAGACCCCAGGGAACGATCATCCGAGCGTGGTTTTGAAGATTTGGCCGGCTGGACGGAAAGAACCGTAA
- a CDS encoding GspE/PulE family protein, whose product MAGTLGDFAENLIRRGIVGPDQLAEAEQLADKKKMQVHDALVALGYASGSDVMKALAQEHGLEYIDLDSVLINPSAVELVPESVARENVIMPMSEEDGALRVIVSNPFDLEAFDKLRFILNRKVEIALAPRENILESINRYYGQQEGESADTMLQEFTDTAIDFTDTMQEDTQTYSEVSAVDDNSAPVVRLVQLMINEAVQLRASDIHVEPFEDRVRIRYRIDGVLVERDSPPRRMLGALISRIKILAGIDIAERRRCQDGRIKADVGTKEIDLRVNVIPTNHGQSIVMRILDKDSIKVGIRQLGLSEASFQKFQSLIKRPNGIILVTGPTGSGKTTTLYAALNELNRPDCKIITAEDPVEYYLPGINQTQVRHDIGLDFARIIRAMLRQAPNIILVGEMRDRETASMGIQASLTGHLVFSTLHTNDAPGSITRLVDMGVPPYLVASTIIGVLAQRLVRIICDKCKTPFTPSDAVLEQAGISAEQAATATFMKGRGCGNCQRSGYKGRRGIFELMPMSAKIRELAFEGASTQEIRRAAVGLGMATLYDDGIVKAMKGLTTLEEVFRVAKQVEK is encoded by the coding sequence TTGGCTGGAACACTCGGAGACTTCGCGGAAAATCTGATTCGACGTGGAATCGTCGGCCCCGATCAGCTGGCCGAAGCGGAGCAACTGGCGGACAAGAAAAAGATGCAGGTCCATGACGCGCTGGTCGCGCTCGGTTATGCGAGCGGCAGCGACGTGATGAAGGCGCTCGCCCAGGAGCACGGCCTCGAATACATCGACCTCGACTCGGTCCTGATCAACCCGTCGGCGGTCGAACTGGTTCCCGAATCGGTCGCCCGCGAAAACGTCATCATGCCGATGTCGGAAGAGGACGGGGCCCTGCGGGTGATCGTCAGCAACCCGTTCGACCTGGAGGCGTTCGATAAGCTCCGGTTTATCTTGAACCGCAAGGTCGAGATTGCCCTCGCCCCCCGCGAAAACATCCTGGAATCGATCAACCGCTATTACGGCCAGCAGGAAGGCGAATCGGCGGATACGATGCTCCAGGAATTCACCGATACGGCGATCGACTTTACCGACACGATGCAGGAGGACACCCAGACCTATTCCGAGGTCTCGGCGGTCGACGACAACTCGGCCCCGGTGGTCCGCCTGGTCCAGCTGATGATTAACGAGGCGGTCCAGCTGCGCGCCTCCGACATTCACGTCGAACCGTTTGAGGACCGGGTCCGGATTCGTTACCGGATCGACGGCGTGCTCGTCGAGCGGGATAGCCCCCCCCGGCGTATGTTGGGCGCGCTTATTTCGCGTATTAAGATTCTCGCCGGGATCGACATCGCCGAACGCCGCCGTTGTCAGGACGGTCGTATCAAGGCGGACGTTGGTACCAAAGAGATCGACCTTCGTGTCAATGTGATACCAACCAATCATGGTCAATCGATCGTGATGCGTATTCTGGATAAGGATAGTATTAAAGTGGGGATTCGGCAGCTTGGTCTGTCGGAAGCCTCCTTCCAGAAGTTCCAGAGTCTCATCAAACGGCCGAACGGCATCATTCTGGTTACCGGACCGACCGGTTCCGGAAAGACGACCACGCTCTACGCCGCGCTCAACGAATTGAACCGCCCTGACTGCAAGATCATCACGGCCGAGGATCCGGTCGAGTACTACTTGCCGGGGATCAATCAGACGCAGGTCCGCCACGACATCGGGCTCGACTTCGCCCGGATCATTCGCGCGATGTTGCGTCAGGCGCCGAATATCATCCTGGTGGGTGAAATGCGCGATCGTGAGACGGCTTCGATGGGAATTCAAGCATCTTTAACTGGACACTTGGTTTTCAGTACTCTACACACGAACGATGCGCCCGGTTCTATTACACGTCTGGTCGACATGGGGGTTCCCCCCTATCTCGTCGCGAGTACAATTATTGGGGTGCTTGCACAGCGTTTGGTGCGGATTATCTGCGACAAATGCAAGACGCCGTTTACCCCCAGCGACGCGGTTTTGGAGCAAGCCGGCATCTCTGCCGAGCAGGCTGCAACGGCCACGTTCATGAAGGGACGCGGCTGCGGCAACTGCCAGCGGAGCGGATATAAGGGACGTCGCGGTATCTTTGAATTGATGCCGATGTCCGCGAAAATCCGGGAGCTAGCGTTCGAGGGAGCGTCGACTCAAGAGATTCGGCGAGCCGCCGTTGGGCTGGGGATGGCGACGTTGTATGACGACGGCATCGTCAAAGCCATGAAGGGGCTCACCACCCTTGAGGAGGTGTTCCGCGTCGCTAAGCAAGTCGAGAAATAA
- a CDS encoding type IV pilus twitching motility protein PilT: protein MATVLIDKLLQAAVKQGASDIHITVGQPPVFRLHGRMRQLDTKSLTPEDTVSLMKSISPERCQRELQESGSADFGFAFSDLARFRVSVFRQRGNISMVLRQIPNSMLTPEQLGLPDKVIELCKRPRGLFLVTGPTGSGKSTTLASVINNINETVDHHIITIEDPIEFYHYHKKSTVNQREVGVDVPSFAEAIRRALRQDPDVILVGEMRDLETIEAAITAAETGHVVFGTLHTNSAAGTINRIIDVFPTNQQDQIRTQLGEGLIGVLSQTLCPRIGGGRCAAYELLNCTSGIKNLIRENKVFRIPSMIQTGAKHGMILMDDSLYNLWKAEKVSQEEALGKAHDPTSLAKRIADARRGLDYEEPAESSAH from the coding sequence ATGGCAACGGTTCTGATCGACAAGCTGCTCCAAGCCGCCGTGAAGCAAGGCGCGAGCGATATTCATATAACCGTCGGACAGCCGCCGGTGTTTCGCTTGCATGGCCGGATGCGACAGCTCGATACGAAATCGCTCACTCCGGAAGACACCGTTTCGCTGATGAAGAGCATCTCGCCGGAACGCTGCCAGCGGGAGTTGCAGGAATCGGGAAGCGCGGACTTTGGTTTCGCGTTCAGCGACCTGGCCCGTTTCCGCGTGTCGGTCTTCCGTCAGCGCGGCAACATCTCGATGGTGTTGCGTCAGATTCCGAACTCGATGTTGACGCCGGAGCAGCTCGGCTTGCCGGACAAGGTGATCGAGCTTTGCAAGCGTCCGCGCGGTCTCTTCCTGGTGACGGGGCCGACCGGTTCCGGTAAGAGTACGACGCTCGCCAGCGTGATCAACAACATCAACGAGACGGTCGACCATCACATCATCACGATCGAAGACCCGATCGAATTTTATCACTACCACAAGAAGTCGACGGTCAATCAGCGTGAAGTGGGCGTGGACGTCCCCTCCTTCGCCGAAGCGATTCGTCGTGCGTTGCGTCAGGACCCGGACGTGATCCTCGTCGGCGAAATGCGCGACTTGGAAACGATTGAAGCGGCCATCACCGCGGCGGAAACGGGGCACGTGGTGTTCGGCACGCTCCATACCAACAGCGCCGCCGGTACGATCAACCGTATTATCGACGTGTTCCCGACCAACCAGCAGGACCAGATTCGCACGCAGCTGGGCGAAGGTTTGATCGGCGTGTTGTCGCAGACCCTTTGCCCCCGGATCGGCGGCGGTCGTTGTGCGGCTTACGAACTGCTCAACTGCACCTCCGGCATCAAGAACCTGATCCGCGAAAACAAAGTGTTCCGTATTCCGTCGATGATTCAGACCGGCGCCAAGCACGGCATGATCCTGATGGACGACTCCCTCTACAACTTGTGGAAAGCGGAGAAGGTGTCGCAGGAAGAAGCGCTGGGCAAAGCGCACGATCCGACGTCGCTGGCCAAGCGCATCGCCGACGCCCGACGCGGACTTGATTACGAAGAGCCGGCCGAATCGTCGGCTCACTAA